One Odocoileus virginianus isolate 20LAN1187 ecotype Illinois chromosome 4, Ovbor_1.2, whole genome shotgun sequence DNA segment encodes these proteins:
- the DNAJB11 gene encoding dnaJ homolog subfamily B member 11, giving the protein MAPQNLGTFCLLLLYLIGTVIAGRDFYKILGVPRSASIKDIKKAYRKLALQLHPDRNPDDPRAQEKFQDLGAAYEVLSDSEKRKQYDTYGEEGLKDGHQSSHGDIFSHFFGDFGFMFGGTPRQQDRNIPRGSDIIVDLEVTLEEVYAGNFVEVVRNKPVARQAPGKRKCNCRQEMRTTQLGPGRFQMTQEVVCDECPNVKLVNEERTLEVEIEPGVRDGMEYPFIGEGEPHVDGEPGDLRFRIKVVKHSIFERRGDDLYTNVTISLVESLVGFDMDIIHLDGHKVHISRDKITRPGAKLWKKGEGLPNFDNNNIKGSLIITFDVDFPKEQLSEEAREGIKQLLKQRSVQKVYNGLQGY; this is encoded by the exons ATGGCCCCGCAGAACCTGGGCACCTTCTGCCTGTTGCTGCTGTACCTCATCGGGACCGTGATCGCCGG GCGAGACTTCTATAAGATCTTGGGGGTGCCTCGCAGTGCCTCTATAAAGGATATTAAAAAGGCCTACAGGAAACTAGCCTTGCAGCTTCATCCTGACCGGAATCCAGATGATCCACGAGCACAGGAGAAATTCCAGGATCTGGGTGCTGCTTATGAG GTTCTGTCAGATAGTGAGAAACGGAAACAGTATGATACATATGGTGAAGAGGGCTTGAAAGATGGGCATCAGAGCTCCCATGGAGACATTTTTTCACA CTTCTTTGGAGATTTTGGTTTCATGTTCGGAGGAACCCCTCGTCAGCAAGACAGAAATATTCCAAGAGGAAGTGATATTATTGTAGATCTCGAAGTCACTTTGGAAGAAGTGTATGCAGGAAATTTTGTAGAA GTGGTTAGAAACAAACCTGTGGCGAGGCAGGCCCCTGGCAAACGGAAGTGCAACTGCAGGCAGGAGATGCGGACCACCCAGCTGGGCCCCGGGCGCTTCCAGATGACCCAGGAGGTGGTCTGCGACGAGTGCCCGAATGTCAA ACTAGTGAATGAAGAGCGAACACTGGAGGTAGAAATCGAACCTGGGGTGAGGGACGGCATGGAGTACCCCTTTATTGGAGAAG GTGAGCCTCACGTGGATGGAGAGCCAGGAGACCTGCGGTTCCGAATCAAAGTTGTCAA GCACTCGATATTTGAAAGGCGAGGAGATGACTTATACACAAATGTGACAATCTCACTCGTAGAGTCTCTGGTAGGCTTCGATATGGACATTATTCACTTGGATGGTCACAAG GTACATATTTCCCGGGATAAGATCACCAGACCCGGAGCCAAGCTATGGAAGAAAGGGGAAGGGCTCCCCAACTttgacaacaacaacatcaaGGGCTCTTTGATAATCACCTTCGATGTGGATTTTCCAAAGGAACAGTTGTCAGAGGAAGCAAGAGAAG GTATCAAACAGCTACTGAAACAAAGATCAGTGCAGAAGGTTTACAATGGATTGCAAGGATATTAA
- the TBCCD1 gene encoding TBCC domain-containing protein 1 isoform X1 — protein MDHSGVLLWVKAEPFIVGALQIPPPSKFSLHYLRKISTYVRTRTIEGGYPRLSWSTWRHIACGKLQLAKDLAWLYFEMFDSLAMKTPQERLEWSEILSNCMSEDEVEKQRNQLSVDTLQFLLFLHIQQLNKVSLRTSLIGEEWPSPKHRSQSPDLTEKSSCHNKNWNDYSHQAFVCDHLSDLLELLLDPEQLTASFHSTHSSLVSREAVVALSFLIEGTVSGARKIYPLYELALWQPLHAETGFSKTSKTFSFYKLEAWLRTCLTGNPFGTSACLKSGKKLAWAHQVEGTTKRAKIACNTHVAPRMHRMVVMSQVYKQTLAKSSDTLVGAHVKIHRCNESFIYLLSPLRSVTIEKCRNSTFVLGPIQTALHLHSCDNVKVIAVCHRLSISSTTDCIFHILTPTRPLILSGNQRVTFAPFHTHYPMLEDHMARTGLATVPNYWDNPMIVCRENSSPSVFRLLPPCEFYVFIIPFEMEGDTTEIPGGLPFAYQKALSQREKKIQVWQKTVKEARLTKLKPARLLCPWNSPGKTTGMGCLFLLQGIFPTPKPASPALARRFFTTAPSGKPPKLICTFIIVLNKQKRQRVSFLKGSKEAVSGTCGKQIL, from the exons ATGGATCATTCCGGAGTTCTCCTCTGGGTGAAAGCAGAACCCTTTATAGTGGGTGCCTTGCAGATTCCCCCTCCGTCCAAGTTCAGTCTTCACTATCTCAGGAAGATATCCACCTATGTGCGAACACGGACTATAGAGGGAGGTTACCCACGCCTGTCTTGGTCTACATGGAGGCACATTGCATGTGGGAAGCTGCAGTTGGCTAAGGATCTGGCATGGCTTTACTTTGAAATGTTTGATAGTCTTGCAATGAAGACACCACAGGAACGCCTGGAATGGTCTGAGATTCTGTCCAACTGCATGTCTGAGGATGaagttgaaaagcaaagaaatcag CTTTCAGTGGACACCCTGCAGTTTCTGCTCTTCTTACATATACAGCAGTTAAACAAGGTCTCCCTGAGGACATCTTTGATTGGAGAAGAGTGGCCTAGTCCCAAACACAGATCTCAGTCTCCTGACCTGACTGAAAAATCCAGTTGTCATAATAAG aACTGGAATGATTACAGTCATCAGGCTTTTGTCTGTGATCATCTGTCAGATCTCCTTGAGCTGCTTTTAGACCCAGAGCAACTTACTGCATCATTTCATTCAACCCACAGTAGTCTAGTCTCTCGGGAAGCTGTtgtggcgctcagctttctcatcGAAGGTACAGTGAGTGGAGCCAGGAAGATATATCCGCTCTATGAACTTGCACTGTGGCAGCCACTGCATGCTGAAACTGGCTTCTCAAAGACCTCTAAGACTTTTTCTTTCTACAAGCTGGAAGCCTGGTTGAGAACCTGCTTGACTGGGAATCCATTCGGTACATCTGCTTGCCTCAAGTCTGGCAAGAAATTGGCTTGGGCTCACCAAG TTGAAGGGACAACCAAGAGAGCGAAGATTGCCTGTAATACTCACGTGGCCCCAAGGATGCACCGAATGGTGGTGATGAGCCAGGTTTATAAGCAAACGTTGGCCAAGAGCTCAGATACTCTGGTGGGGGCACATGTAAAGATCCATCGTTGCAATGAGTCTTTTATATATCTGCTCTCTCCCTTACG ATCCGTGACAATTGAGAAGTGCAGAAATAGCACCTTTGTCCTGGGCCCTATACAGACTGCTCTTCACCTCCACAGCTGTGACAACGTTAAAGTCATTGCTGTTTGCCATCGTCTGTCCATCTCGTCAACGACAGATTGCATCTTTCACATTCTGACACCTACACGCCCCCTTATTCTCTCTGGGAACCAGAGAGTAACTTTTGCCCCTTTTCATACCCATTACCCAATGCTGGAGGACCACATGGCCAGAACCGGCCTTGCTACAGTGCCTAACTATTGGGATAATCCCATGATTGTATGCAGAGAGAACAGCAGCCCAAGTGTCTTCCGACTCCTACCACCATGTGAATTCTACGTGTTTATTATTCCATTTGAAATGGAAGGGGACACAACAGAGATACCTGGGGGTCTTCCATTTGCATATCAGAAAGCActgagccaaagagaaaaaaagatacaggTCTGGCAGAAAACTGTGAAGGAAGCTCGTTTAACAAA actgaagcccgccaggctcctctgtccatggaattctccaggcaagactactggaatgggttgccttttcctactccaggggatcttcccgacccccaaacctgcgtctcctgcattggcaaggagattctttacgactgcgccatctgggaagccccccaaattaaTCTGCACGTTTATAATTgtgctaaacaaacaaaaaagacaaagggTGTCTTTTCTTAAG GGATCAAAGGAAGCAGTTTCAGGTACTTGTGGAAAACAAATTTTATGA
- the TBCCD1 gene encoding TBCC domain-containing protein 1 isoform X2: MDHSGVLLWVKAEPFIVGALQIPPPSKFSLHYLRKISTYVRTRTIEGGYPRLSWSTWRHIACGKLQLAKDLAWLYFEMFDSLAMKTPQERLEWSEILSNCMSEDEVEKQRNQLSVDTLQFLLFLHIQQLNKVSLRTSLIGEEWPSPKHRSQSPDLTEKSSCHNKNWNDYSHQAFVCDHLSDLLELLLDPEQLTASFHSTHSSLVSREAVVALSFLIEGTVSGARKIYPLYELALWQPLHAETGFSKTSKTFSFYKLEAWLRTCLTGNPFGTSACLKSGKKLAWAHQVEGTTKRAKIACNTHVAPRMHRMVVMSQVYKQTLAKSSDTLVGAHVKIHRCNESFIYLLSPLRSVTIEKCRNSTFVLGPIQTALHLHSCDNVKVIAVCHRLSISSTTDCIFHILTPTRPLILSGNQRVTFAPFHTHYPMLEDHMARTGLATVPNYWDNPMIVCRENSSPSVFRLLPPCEFYVFIIPFEMEGDTTEIPGGLPFAYQKALSQREKKIQVWQKTVKEARLTKDQRKQFQVLVENKFYEWLINTGHRQQLDSLVPPAAGSKQAAG; encoded by the exons ATGGATCATTCCGGAGTTCTCCTCTGGGTGAAAGCAGAACCCTTTATAGTGGGTGCCTTGCAGATTCCCCCTCCGTCCAAGTTCAGTCTTCACTATCTCAGGAAGATATCCACCTATGTGCGAACACGGACTATAGAGGGAGGTTACCCACGCCTGTCTTGGTCTACATGGAGGCACATTGCATGTGGGAAGCTGCAGTTGGCTAAGGATCTGGCATGGCTTTACTTTGAAATGTTTGATAGTCTTGCAATGAAGACACCACAGGAACGCCTGGAATGGTCTGAGATTCTGTCCAACTGCATGTCTGAGGATGaagttgaaaagcaaagaaatcag CTTTCAGTGGACACCCTGCAGTTTCTGCTCTTCTTACATATACAGCAGTTAAACAAGGTCTCCCTGAGGACATCTTTGATTGGAGAAGAGTGGCCTAGTCCCAAACACAGATCTCAGTCTCCTGACCTGACTGAAAAATCCAGTTGTCATAATAAG aACTGGAATGATTACAGTCATCAGGCTTTTGTCTGTGATCATCTGTCAGATCTCCTTGAGCTGCTTTTAGACCCAGAGCAACTTACTGCATCATTTCATTCAACCCACAGTAGTCTAGTCTCTCGGGAAGCTGTtgtggcgctcagctttctcatcGAAGGTACAGTGAGTGGAGCCAGGAAGATATATCCGCTCTATGAACTTGCACTGTGGCAGCCACTGCATGCTGAAACTGGCTTCTCAAAGACCTCTAAGACTTTTTCTTTCTACAAGCTGGAAGCCTGGTTGAGAACCTGCTTGACTGGGAATCCATTCGGTACATCTGCTTGCCTCAAGTCTGGCAAGAAATTGGCTTGGGCTCACCAAG TTGAAGGGACAACCAAGAGAGCGAAGATTGCCTGTAATACTCACGTGGCCCCAAGGATGCACCGAATGGTGGTGATGAGCCAGGTTTATAAGCAAACGTTGGCCAAGAGCTCAGATACTCTGGTGGGGGCACATGTAAAGATCCATCGTTGCAATGAGTCTTTTATATATCTGCTCTCTCCCTTACG ATCCGTGACAATTGAGAAGTGCAGAAATAGCACCTTTGTCCTGGGCCCTATACAGACTGCTCTTCACCTCCACAGCTGTGACAACGTTAAAGTCATTGCTGTTTGCCATCGTCTGTCCATCTCGTCAACGACAGATTGCATCTTTCACATTCTGACACCTACACGCCCCCTTATTCTCTCTGGGAACCAGAGAGTAACTTTTGCCCCTTTTCATACCCATTACCCAATGCTGGAGGACCACATGGCCAGAACCGGCCTTGCTACAGTGCCTAACTATTGGGATAATCCCATGATTGTATGCAGAGAGAACAGCAGCCCAAGTGTCTTCCGACTCCTACCACCATGTGAATTCTACGTGTTTATTATTCCATTTGAAATGGAAGGGGACACAACAGAGATACCTGGGGGTCTTCCATTTGCATATCAGAAAGCActgagccaaagagaaaaaaagatacaggTCTGGCAGAAAACTGTGAAGGAAGCTCGTTTAACAAA GGATCAAAGGAAGCAGTTTCAGGTACTTGTGGAAAACAAATTTTATGAGTGGTTGATTAATACAGGACACCGTCAGCAGCTGGACAGtcttgtgcctcctgcagcaGGCTCCAAACAAGCAGCAGGATAA